One genomic segment of Vibrio quintilis includes these proteins:
- a CDS encoding ATP-binding cassette domain-containing protein produces MQIKGLNYQRQNHQLLIENWQIHQGEHWGIFVAHVHSADILLRLFTSQSETEASQGVIELPDRIGVVSFASQQQLLSEEIARDETDFQDHIDYGTSVENLVLEAGCATDELDQLLDDVDLTGLRQRGFRQLSTGETRRLMLARALACHPELLVLHEPYSGLDVAHRSQLKKLFEQLSDQLQLLVITSRQEELPACTTHIALFDDTQLTQTMSFQQWCEHPVSEQLTALSTSRLDNWLALSRQFPDQSASGRPIPEQNSSEQNSFPPVRVRLNHATVEYTDGVIFRDLSWQIKEKQHWQIRGPNGCGKSSLLGLIIGDHPQCYANDIEVLGFQRGSGESIWDIKRHIGIVSSALHLQYRVSCSVLEVLLSGFFDSVGLYDSPSRQQLETALLWLSVLEMQDYEQRNFQQIDYGQQRLLLIVRALIKRPALLILDEPYQGLDYLNRQLVMKVLEMLAETEMTQLLYVSHYDEDSLDAIRNYVDFVPSPEGGYQTVITCADSLDKQV; encoded by the coding sequence ATGCAGATCAAAGGATTAAACTATCAGAGACAAAATCATCAGCTGTTGATAGAAAACTGGCAGATACATCAGGGAGAGCATTGGGGTATTTTTGTCGCCCATGTGCATAGTGCTGATATACTTCTCAGACTGTTTACCAGTCAGTCAGAGACAGAAGCATCGCAGGGCGTGATTGAATTACCGGACCGGATTGGCGTGGTTTCTTTTGCATCTCAGCAACAATTGCTCAGTGAGGAAATCGCCCGGGATGAAACTGACTTTCAGGATCATATTGACTACGGGACGAGTGTTGAAAATCTGGTGCTGGAAGCCGGGTGTGCGACAGATGAGCTGGATCAGTTGCTTGACGATGTCGATTTAACCGGATTACGTCAGCGTGGATTTCGCCAGTTATCCACTGGTGAAACCCGGCGTTTGATGCTGGCAAGGGCATTGGCCTGTCACCCTGAATTGTTGGTATTGCATGAACCTTATTCCGGGTTAGATGTTGCCCACCGCAGCCAGCTTAAAAAACTATTTGAACAATTATCTGATCAACTTCAACTATTGGTGATTACTTCCCGGCAAGAGGAACTACCGGCCTGTACCACTCATATTGCTTTGTTCGATGATACACAACTGACACAGACAATGAGTTTTCAGCAATGGTGCGAACACCCGGTGTCGGAGCAGTTAACGGCATTATCAACATCCCGGCTGGACAATTGGCTTGCGTTAAGCCGTCAGTTTCCTGATCAGTCTGCTTCCGGACGACCTATTCCTGAACAAAATAGTTCTGAACAAAACAGCTTTCCGCCGGTCAGGGTTCGTTTAAATCATGCCACGGTAGAATATACCGATGGTGTGATTTTTCGCGACTTATCCTGGCAGATTAAAGAAAAGCAGCACTGGCAGATCCGGGGACCGAACGGTTGCGGCAAAAGCAGTTTATTAGGGCTGATTATCGGCGATCATCCTCAGTGTTATGCCAATGATATCGAAGTCCTTGGCTTTCAACGGGGAAGCGGAGAAAGCATCTGGGATATCAAACGCCATATCGGGATTGTATCCTCTGCACTGCACTTGCAATACCGGGTGAGTTGCAGCGTTCTGGAAGTATTGCTTTCCGGTTTCTTTGATTCTGTCGGATTGTATGATTCGCCTTCCCGACAGCAACTTGAGACGGCCCTGTTGTGGTTATCGGTTCTGGAAATGCAGGATTATGAACAACGCAACTTTCAGCAGATTGATTATGGGCAGCAGCGTTTGCTGCTGATTGTCAGGGCACTGATTAAACGCCCGGCGTTGTTGATTCTTGATGAACCTTATCAGGGGCTGGATTACCTGAATCGTCAGCTGGTCATGAAGGTATTAGAAATGCTGGCGGAGACGGAAATGACTCAGCTTCTGTACGTGTCCCATTATGATGAAGACAGTCTGGATGCGATTCGCAATTATGTTGATTTTGTGCCGTCTCCTGAAGGCGGATACCAGACCGTCATTACCTGTGCCGACAGCCTGGATAAGCAGGTATAG
- a CDS encoding SPFH domain-containing protein, producing MNTPISGLRDDIENKRQLMKKGLKTIIFGVPLLLLALIVNSAFLMTDAGYTYVHQNNITGELDVFTEPGIHFRMPFLSKITKYDQVITVSFGNNAGEDFYQKLNPVQVRFADTYIGNIPVTFRFKLSNDPDAIKKMHREFRNNTNLIDTLLVKNARNVTVITATQYTGEEFFQGGLNQFKSKLGDQLREGIYLTERKQVEVEQIDLAPVGIGQSDANKLQKTKQLVWKTVPVINKSGALVRQDNPLQQYGIHVTQVTIGDPQPEQQLDQLLADKKRLVADRIRAIQEQETSKAQAETEQLRKEIQRTREVQDAQRRKELAIISQQKEVEVARQIAEREIVEVEKKKRLAEVEKEKELAIAEANLAIQKANAQSAKFEAKAITEKGQAEAAVLKAKYSALGANREVYLAELNRDVANVLYNNLKNFEIQMPQNYVGGSEGNGLKTNLDVITAFSALGLMDQTKKITKKE from the coding sequence ATGAATACGCCAATCTCTGGTTTAAGAGACGATATTGAAAACAAACGTCAGTTGATGAAAAAAGGTTTAAAAACGATCATCTTTGGTGTGCCGCTGCTGTTACTGGCACTGATAGTGAATAGTGCATTTTTGATGACAGATGCCGGATATACCTATGTTCACCAGAATAATATTACCGGTGAACTGGATGTATTTACGGAACCAGGCATTCATTTCAGAATGCCGTTTCTGTCGAAGATTACAAAATATGATCAGGTGATTACGGTTTCTTTTGGCAATAATGCCGGTGAAGATTTTTATCAGAAACTGAATCCGGTTCAGGTGCGTTTTGCGGATACTTATATCGGTAATATCCCGGTGACTTTCCGCTTCAAACTGAGTAATGATCCGGATGCGATTAAGAAAATGCACCGTGAGTTCCGGAATAATACTAATCTGATTGATACCTTACTGGTCAAAAATGCGCGCAATGTGACCGTGATTACTGCAACTCAATATACAGGTGAAGAGTTTTTTCAGGGTGGGTTGAATCAGTTTAAATCCAAGCTCGGTGATCAGCTCCGTGAAGGGATTTATCTGACAGAACGTAAACAGGTTGAAGTTGAACAGATCGATCTGGCCCCGGTTGGTATAGGGCAGAGTGATGCGAATAAATTGCAGAAAACCAAGCAACTGGTATGGAAAACTGTGCCGGTGATCAATAAATCCGGTGCGCTGGTCAGACAGGACAATCCATTGCAACAATATGGAATTCATGTCACGCAGGTCACTATTGGTGACCCTCAGCCGGAGCAACAACTTGATCAGTTGCTGGCCGACAAAAAGCGTTTAGTTGCTGATAGGATTCGTGCGATTCAGGAGCAGGAAACTTCGAAAGCGCAGGCTGAAACTGAACAGTTACGTAAAGAAATTCAACGTACCCGTGAAGTTCAGGATGCACAGCGCAGAAAAGAACTGGCGATTATCTCGCAGCAAAAAGAGGTTGAAGTTGCCCGTCAGATTGCCGAACGTGAAATTGTTGAAGTCGAGAAAAAGAAACGTCTGGCTGAAGTTGAAAAAGAGAAAGAGCTGGCTATCGCGGAGGCAAATCTGGCGATTCAAAAAGCAAATGCGCAGTCTGCTAAGTTTGAGGCGAAAGCGATTACAGAGAAAGGTCAGGCTGAAGCGGCTGTTTTGAAAGCCAAATATTCAGCGCTGGGCGCGAACCGGGAAGTCTATCTGGCGGAGTTGAACCGCGATGTGGCTAATGTGCTGTACAATAATCTGAAAAACTTTGAGATTCAGATGCCACAAAATTATGTGGGAGGGTCAGAAGGTAATGGCCTGAAAACCAATCTGGATGTGATTACAGCCTTCAGTGCGCTAGGCTTAATGGATCAGACAAAGAAAATAACTAAGAAAGAATAG
- a CDS encoding succinate dehydrogenase/fumarate reductase iron-sulfur subunit — protein MSTQRVQKVEILRYDPEKDTQPYFQSFDIPLNETMSILDAIGYIKDNLDKNLSYRWSCRMAICGSCGMMVNGVPKLACKSFLRDYPDGVKIEPLANFPIEKDLIVDMTPFIERLEAIKPYIIGNDRTPEDGANRQTPEQLAKYKQFAGCINCGLCYAACPQFGLNPEFIGPAALTLAHRYNLDSRDNGKSERMKLINGENGAWGCTFVGYCSEVCPKSVDPAAAVNQGKVESSMDFVIAMLKPQEAPK, from the coding sequence ATGTCAACGCAACGCGTTCAGAAAGTTGAAATTCTTCGCTACGATCCGGAGAAAGATACGCAACCCTACTTCCAGAGTTTTGATATCCCGTTAAATGAAACGATGTCGATTCTCGACGCTATCGGCTATATCAAGGATAATCTTGATAAAAATCTGTCCTATCGCTGGTCCTGCCGGATGGCAATTTGTGGTTCCTGCGGCATGATGGTCAACGGCGTACCGAAACTGGCTTGTAAAAGTTTTTTACGGGATTATCCGGACGGCGTCAAAATTGAGCCGCTGGCAAACTTTCCGATCGAAAAAGATCTCATCGTCGATATGACACCTTTTATTGAGCGTCTGGAAGCGATTAAACCTTATATTATCGGTAATGACAGGACACCTGAAGACGGCGCTAACCGCCAGACACCGGAGCAACTGGCAAAATATAAACAGTTCGCCGGATGTATCAACTGCGGGCTTTGCTATGCAGCCTGTCCTCAGTTCGGGCTAAATCCCGAGTTTATTGGTCCGGCGGCACTGACTCTGGCGCACCGTTACAATCTGGACAGCCGGGACAATGGAAAAAGTGAACGGATGAAGCTGATTAATGGTGAAAATGGCGCCTGGGGATGCACATTCGTTGGCTATTGTTCCGAAGTCTGCCCGAAAAGCGTCGACCCGGCCGCAGCAGTCAATCAGGGGAAAGTCGAATCATCTATGGATTTTGTCATTGCTATGCTCAAACCACAGGAGGCACCAAAATGA
- the frdD gene encoding fumarate reductase subunit FrdD, with product MIDQNPKRSEEPVWWGLFGAGGTWFAMITPITILVLGVLAPLGIISHDSLNYEHVADFTTSLIGGLFVFLTIALPIWHAMHRIHHGMHDLKFHTGILGKIACYGFATFLSLLAIIFIFMI from the coding sequence GTGATTGATCAAAACCCGAAACGCTCCGAAGAACCTGTCTGGTGGGGATTATTTGGTGCCGGTGGCACCTGGTTTGCGATGATAACACCGATCACGATCCTGGTACTGGGCGTGCTGGCACCACTGGGAATTATCAGCCATGACTCATTAAATTATGAGCATGTCGCTGACTTTACTACCAGCCTGATTGGCGGGCTGTTTGTCTTTTTGACAATTGCTTTACCAATATGGCACGCCATGCACCGGATTCACCACGGTATGCATGATTTAAAATTCCACACCGGCATTCTGGGTAAAATTGCCTGCTATGGCTTTGCTACCTTCCTTTCATTACTCGCAATCATCTTTATCTTCATGATTTAG
- the epmA gene encoding elongation factor P--(R)-beta-lysine ligase, translating into MDSNHWMPTATVEDLKRRAQIIAEIRQFFQQRDVLEVDTPAMSHGAVTDIHLHSFKTEFVGPEYANGRTVALMTSPEFHMKRLLAAGSGPVYQICKSFRNEESGRHHNPEFTMLEWYRVGFDHHQLMDEMDTLLQTVLQCRSAERITYQAVFQQWTELCPLVSTMAQLKDVARKHGFADIADPETDRDTLLQLLFSMVVEPNIGRESPVFVYNFPASQAALAKISAEDPRVAERFEVYFHGVELANGFHELDNAQEQRKRFEADNDKRHSMGLERQPIDEHFIAALNAGLPDCAGVALGIDRLIMIALECDSLQDVIAFPFSRA; encoded by the coding sequence ATGGATTCAAATCACTGGATGCCAACTGCAACCGTTGAAGATTTAAAACGCAGAGCGCAGATTATCGCTGAAATCCGTCAGTTTTTTCAGCAGCGCGATGTGCTGGAAGTAGATACGCCGGCAATGAGTCATGGTGCAGTGACGGATATTCATCTTCATTCTTTTAAAACTGAGTTTGTCGGGCCTGAATACGCAAACGGGCGTACTGTTGCTTTGATGACCAGTCCTGAATTCCATATGAAGCGATTGCTGGCTGCCGGGAGTGGCCCGGTTTACCAAATCTGTAAATCGTTCCGTAATGAAGAAAGCGGACGCCATCACAACCCTGAGTTTACCATGCTGGAGTGGTATCGGGTTGGGTTTGATCATCATCAGCTGATGGATGAGATGGATACGTTGTTACAGACGGTGTTGCAGTGTCGTTCTGCTGAGCGCATCACTTATCAGGCAGTCTTTCAGCAATGGACAGAACTTTGTCCGCTGGTGTCAACAATGGCTCAGTTAAAAGACGTTGCCCGAAAGCATGGTTTTGCTGATATTGCCGATCCCGAAACGGACAGAGACACTTTGCTTCAATTACTTTTCAGCATGGTTGTCGAGCCCAATATTGGCCGGGAGTCTCCGGTGTTTGTCTATAACTTTCCGGCATCGCAGGCAGCGCTGGCGAAAATCAGCGCAGAAGATCCCAGAGTTGCTGAGCGGTTTGAAGTCTACTTTCATGGTGTCGAGCTGGCGAACGGCTTTCATGAGCTGGATAATGCACAAGAGCAACGAAAGCGTTTTGAAGCGGATAATGATAAAAGACATAGCATGGGACTGGAGAGACAGCCAATTGATGAACATTTCATTGCTGCCCTGAACGCAGGCCTGCCTGATTGTGCCGGGGTAGCACTTGGGATTGATCGGTTAATTATGATCGCCCTGGAATGTGATAGTTTGCAGGATGTGATTGCTTTTCCGTTCAGTCGTGCCTAG
- the frdC gene encoding fumarate reductase subunit FrdC, producing the protein MSNRKPYVREMKRTWWSNHPFYRLYMLREATVLPLILFTLFIMFGLGSLVKGPQAWESWLSFMANPLVIAINIVALAGSLFHAHTFFGMFPQVVPVRIKGKLLDKKILVLAQWAAVAFISVIVLIIV; encoded by the coding sequence ATGAGTAACCGAAAGCCTTATGTTCGCGAGATGAAGCGAACATGGTGGAGCAACCACCCGTTTTATCGTCTGTACATGCTGCGGGAAGCCACGGTACTACCGTTGATCCTGTTTACCCTGTTTATCATGTTCGGACTGGGGAGTCTGGTCAAAGGCCCGCAAGCCTGGGAAAGCTGGCTGAGCTTTATGGCGAATCCGCTTGTTATCGCGATTAACATCGTGGCACTGGCAGGCAGTCTGTTTCACGCGCACACTTTTTTTGGCATGTTCCCACAAGTCGTTCCCGTCAGGATAAAGGGCAAACTGCTGGACAAGAAGATCCTTGTTTTAGCGCAATGGGCAGCAGTTGCATTCATCTCTGTCATCGTTTTAATTATTGTCTGA
- the efp gene encoding elongation factor P, whose protein sequence is MATVSTNEFKGGLKIMLDNEPCVILENEYVKPGKGQAFNRVKIRKLLSGKVLEKTFKSGETVEVADVMDIDLDYLYNDGEFYHFMNSESFEQIAADAKAVGENAKWLVENNTCMLTLWNGNPIAVAPPNFVELEVTETDPGLKGDTQGTGGKPATLSTGAVVRVPLFIQIGEVIKVDTRSAEYVSRVK, encoded by the coding sequence ATGGCTACTGTTAGCACGAATGAATTTAAAGGCGGTCTTAAGATTATGCTTGATAATGAACCCTGTGTCATTCTCGAAAACGAGTATGTCAAACCGGGTAAAGGTCAGGCGTTCAACCGTGTTAAAATCCGTAAACTGCTTTCGGGCAAAGTGTTAGAAAAAACTTTCAAATCCGGTGAGACTGTGGAAGTTGCGGATGTGATGGATATCGATCTGGATTATCTGTACAACGACGGTGAATTCTACCACTTTATGAATAGTGAAAGCTTTGAACAGATTGCTGCCGATGCAAAAGCTGTTGGCGAAAATGCGAAATGGCTGGTTGAAAACAACACATGTATGTTAACCCTGTGGAACGGCAACCCAATTGCTGTTGCGCCGCCAAACTTTGTTGAACTTGAAGTGACTGAGACAGATCCGGGTCTGAAAGGGGATACGCAGGGCACGGGTGGCAAACCAGCGACACTTTCTACCGGCGCAGTTGTTCGTGTTCCTCTGTTCATCCAGATTGGTGAAGTGATTAAAGTAGATACCCGTTCTGCAGAGTATGTAAGCCGGGTAAAATAA
- the frdA gene encoding fumarate reductase (quinol) flavoprotein subunit — MQTITTDIAIIGAGGAGLRTAIAAAEANPDLEIALISKVYPMRSHTVAAEGGSAAVIKNEDSLDNHFNDTVGGGDWLCEQDVVEYFVNNATREMIQMEQWGCPWSRKDNGEVNVRRFGGMKVERTWFAADKTGFHMLHTLFQTSMKYEQIKRFDEYYVIDLLVDNGIVQGLVALQMSEGELVTIKAKSVVLATGGAGRVYQCNTNGGIVTGDGMAMAYHHGVPLRDMEFVQYHPTGLPGTGILMTEGCRGEGGIIVNKNGYRYLQDYGMGPETPIGQPKNKYMELGPRDKVSQAFWHEQQKGNTIKHPLGDVVHLDLRHLGADYLQERLPFICELSKAYVNVDPVKEPIPIRPTVHYTMGGIETNSECETRIQGLFAVGECSSVGLHGANRLGSNSLAELVVFGRVAGENAVKRAGEFNGWNESSIVEQAEAVDAQIQTLLSQEGDENWADLRNEMGHAMEAGCGIYRQEDLMQQTMDKLAELKQRYKNISLKDKTKVFNTDLIYAIEIGHSLDVAEAMVHSAILRKESRGAHQRLDEGCTERDDKEFLKHSLAFFRKDEAPHIEYSDVTITKSQPKARLYGAAAEQAAAEDMSGQSAEENK, encoded by the coding sequence GTGCAAACAATTACGACAGATATTGCGATCATAGGTGCTGGGGGTGCAGGACTCAGAACTGCGATAGCCGCTGCTGAGGCAAATCCTGATCTGGAGATTGCTCTGATTTCGAAAGTTTATCCGATGCGCTCTCATACCGTTGCAGCTGAAGGTGGTTCTGCTGCTGTGATCAAAAATGAAGACAGTCTGGACAATCATTTTAACGATACAGTCGGCGGTGGCGACTGGCTTTGTGAACAAGATGTCGTGGAATATTTTGTCAACAATGCAACCCGCGAAATGATCCAGATGGAACAATGGGGATGTCCCTGGAGCCGAAAAGACAACGGCGAAGTGAATGTCCGGCGGTTTGGTGGCATGAAAGTCGAAAGAACCTGGTTTGCAGCGGACAAAACCGGATTCCACATGTTGCATACCCTGTTCCAGACATCGATGAAGTATGAACAAATCAAACGGTTTGATGAATACTATGTCATCGACCTGTTAGTGGATAACGGTATCGTTCAGGGGCTGGTTGCCTTACAGATGTCTGAAGGTGAACTGGTGACCATCAAAGCAAAATCTGTCGTGCTGGCGACTGGTGGTGCCGGCAGGGTTTATCAGTGTAATACCAACGGCGGTATTGTTACCGGTGATGGCATGGCGATGGCTTATCACCATGGTGTGCCTTTGCGGGATATGGAATTCGTCCAGTACCACCCAACCGGTTTGCCCGGCACCGGAATTCTGATGACAGAAGGCTGCCGGGGAGAAGGCGGTATCATTGTCAACAAAAACGGATACCGGTATTTACAGGATTACGGCATGGGTCCGGAAACACCCATCGGTCAGCCGAAGAACAAATATATGGAACTTGGCCCGCGGGATAAAGTATCGCAAGCCTTCTGGCATGAACAGCAGAAAGGGAATACGATCAAACACCCGCTGGGCGACGTCGTTCACCTCGACCTGCGCCACCTTGGCGCTGACTACCTTCAGGAACGCTTACCGTTTATCTGCGAGCTGTCTAAAGCTTATGTTAATGTTGACCCGGTCAAAGAACCGATTCCGATTCGCCCGACGGTCCACTATACAATGGGCGGCATTGAAACCAACAGTGAATGTGAGACCCGGATTCAGGGACTGTTTGCCGTCGGAGAATGCTCATCTGTCGGTCTGCACGGCGCAAACCGGCTGGGGTCAAATTCTCTGGCTGAACTGGTCGTTTTCGGCCGGGTTGCCGGTGAAAATGCCGTGAAACGGGCTGGTGAATTCAATGGCTGGAATGAGTCATCAATCGTGGAACAGGCAGAGGCCGTTGATGCGCAGATTCAAACACTGCTATCGCAGGAAGGGGATGAAAACTGGGCGGATTTACGCAATGAAATGGGCCATGCCATGGAAGCCGGTTGTGGTATCTATCGTCAGGAAGACCTGATGCAACAGACCATGGATAAATTAGCCGAACTCAAACAACGCTATAAAAACATCTCTCTCAAAGACAAAACGAAAGTCTTTAATACCGATCTGATTTATGCCATTGAAATTGGCCATAGTCTCGACGTCGCTGAAGCTATGGTGCATTCCGCCATCCTGCGCAAAGAATCGCGTGGCGCACATCAGAGGCTCGATGAAGGATGCACCGAACGTGATGATAAAGAGTTCCTCAAACATTCGCTGGCATTTTTCCGCAAAGATGAAGCACCTCATATCGAATACAGCGATGTGACCATCACCAAATCACAACCCAAAGCAAGACTCTACGGTGCAGCCGCAGAACAAGCTGCAGCTGAAGATATGTCCGGCCAAAGCGCAGAGGAGAATAAATGA
- the epmB gene encoding EF-P beta-lysylation protein EpmB yields the protein MSHIITRKIESVEQNWLKQLANAISDPEQLLNYLEIDPALWQQGFKARQLFAQRVPLSFVRRMEKGNPHDPLLRQVLPLSQEFEIVAGFSDDPLEEQKNAIPGLLHKYKNRVLLIVKGACAVNCRYCFRRHFPYQDNQGNKRVWSESLDYVAQHPEVSEVILSGGDPLMAKDHELAWLVSQIELIPHVKTLRIHTRLPVVIPDRITHHLATILSNTRLNVVLVSHINHPNEINAELKAAFHPLKEAKVTLLNQSVLLKGVNDSVETLTALSESLFEAGILPYYLHVLDKVQGAAHFFVSDAQAKALMSGLIENVSGYLVPKLTRETGGRKSKTPLDLGLE from the coding sequence ATGTCGCACATCATAACCCGAAAAATTGAATCTGTTGAGCAAAACTGGCTCAAACAGCTTGCGAATGCGATCTCCGACCCAGAGCAATTGCTGAATTATCTGGAGATTGACCCGGCACTCTGGCAGCAGGGATTCAAAGCCAGACAGCTATTTGCTCAACGGGTCCCGCTTAGCTTTGTCCGGCGAATGGAAAAAGGAAACCCGCACGACCCGCTGCTCCGACAGGTGCTTCCCCTGAGTCAGGAATTTGAAATAGTTGCCGGTTTTTCGGATGACCCGCTGGAAGAGCAGAAGAATGCGATTCCCGGTTTGCTGCACAAATACAAAAACCGGGTACTGCTGATCGTCAAAGGTGCCTGCGCCGTGAATTGCCGCTACTGTTTCCGGCGTCATTTCCCCTATCAGGATAATCAGGGAAATAAACGTGTCTGGTCAGAAAGCCTTGATTATGTCGCACAGCACCCCGAAGTCAGCGAAGTCATTTTATCCGGCGGCGATCCACTGATGGCCAAAGATCATGAACTGGCATGGTTAGTCAGCCAGATCGAACTGATTCCACATGTGAAAACGCTCCGGATTCATACACGTCTCCCCGTTGTGATTCCGGACCGCATCACCCACCATCTGGCTACGATATTATCGAATACCCGGCTGAATGTGGTGCTGGTTTCTCATATCAATCACCCGAATGAAATTAACGCTGAGCTGAAGGCAGCTTTTCACCCACTGAAAGAGGCGAAAGTGACGCTGCTCAATCAATCCGTGTTGCTCAAGGGCGTGAATGATTCTGTAGAAACATTAACAGCACTGAGCGAATCCCTGTTTGAGGCAGGCATTCTGCCTTACTATCTGCACGTACTGGACAAAGTGCAGGGGGCCGCGCATTTTTTTGTGTCCGATGCGCAGGCCAAAGCACTGATGTCAGGGTTAATCGAAAATGTCTCAGGATATCTGGTGCCTAAACTCACCAGAGAAACCGGCGGCAGAAAAAGTAAGACGCCGTTGGATCTGGGTCTGGAATAA